The following are from one region of the Tenacibaculum dicentrarchi genome:
- a CDS encoding DUF4292 domain-containing protein — protein MKYLVALSFLFLSFTACKSSKNLTNNSTTIKEISARKVAKKHIAANFNEKTIDARLKVNYSTTKEKVGLSVRMKIEKGNVIWLKGIKFITVFKAKITPTRVQFYSPFYKNYFDGDFKMLEKLLGTAINFEQLQNMLLGQSLLNVKDKRQKIVIANKAYQLSPKKQSKLFDIFFFINPVHYKLNKQSIVNTAQKQRLDIKYPAYSTNNGVLFPKKIIINAKQNQALTAIDITTRSVNFNTKLNINFSMPKGYKEIKL, from the coding sequence ATGAAATACCTTGTAGCACTTAGTTTCTTATTTTTAAGTTTTACAGCTTGTAAATCAAGTAAAAATTTAACAAATAACTCAACAACAATTAAAGAAATATCCGCAAGAAAAGTAGCTAAAAAACATATTGCAGCTAATTTTAATGAAAAAACAATTGATGCTCGCCTAAAAGTAAACTACAGCACAACAAAAGAAAAAGTAGGACTTTCTGTTCGAATGAAAATAGAAAAAGGGAATGTTATATGGCTAAAAGGTATTAAATTTATCACTGTTTTTAAAGCTAAAATTACCCCTACAAGAGTCCAATTTTATTCGCCATTTTATAAAAATTATTTTGATGGAGATTTTAAAATGCTTGAAAAATTATTAGGAACAGCTATTAATTTTGAACAATTGCAAAATATGTTATTAGGGCAGTCGTTATTAAACGTAAAAGATAAAAGGCAAAAAATTGTGATTGCTAATAAAGCGTATCAACTTTCGCCTAAAAAACAATCAAAATTATTTGATATATTCTTTTTTATAAACCCAGTACATTATAAACTAAACAAACAATCGATTGTAAATACTGCCCAAAAACAACGTTTAGATATTAAATATCCTGCTTATTCAACAAATAATGGTGTTTTATTTCCTAAAAAAATAATCATAAATGCTAAACAAAACCAAGCGCTTACTGCAATTGATATTACTACACGTTCGGTAAATTTTAACACCAAACTAAATATTAATTTTAGCATGCCAAAAGGCTATAAAGAAATTAAATTATAA
- a CDS encoding tetratricopeptide repeat protein, with protein MQHVLLPFFLLLFSFILNAQNNVDPIINISEKDNIQFQNVFFKSLSQKALFNHKKAIEYLEKCNKLLPNNEAVFFELSKNNLKLGRYIEALEYIELGLHIAPGNLWMLTHKVTIFKKMADFENAIDIQEKIAKTHPNKKQELVYLHLKNSDILGAKRVLLELKEAKLLNSRLQKILKRLEENQKNDKTTIKKQPEKLANTTIRAIFEKEKSFKNLRPLLLKLATNKHIDLLKYSTQGVALFPAQPFVYLMNGKALNNNKKHKKALHSLQNGIDFVIDNPQIKAKLYLEMARAYKSLKQLKKAADFKNKAIKILK; from the coding sequence GTGCAACATGTGCTATTGCCTTTTTTCTTGTTGCTATTTTCTTTCATTTTAAATGCTCAAAATAATGTTGATCCTATAATAAATATAAGTGAAAAAGATAATATTCAATTTCAAAATGTTTTTTTTAAATCACTTTCTCAAAAAGCACTTTTTAATCATAAAAAAGCCATTGAGTATTTAGAAAAATGCAATAAATTACTACCTAATAATGAAGCAGTGTTTTTTGAACTTTCTAAAAACAACCTAAAGTTAGGTAGATACATTGAGGCTTTAGAATACATTGAATTAGGCCTACATATAGCACCCGGTAACTTATGGATGCTAACACATAAAGTGACTATTTTTAAAAAAATGGCTGATTTTGAAAATGCCATTGATATACAGGAAAAAATTGCAAAAACACATCCGAATAAAAAACAAGAATTAGTATATCTGCATTTAAAAAATAGCGATATTTTGGGTGCAAAAAGAGTTTTATTAGAGTTAAAAGAGGCTAAATTATTAAACTCAAGGTTACAGAAAATTTTAAAAAGGCTCGAAGAAAATCAAAAAAATGATAAAACAACAATTAAAAAACAACCTGAAAAATTAGCAAACACTACTATCAGAGCTATTTTTGAAAAAGAAAAATCATTTAAAAACTTACGACCTTTATTACTGAAATTAGCAACAAATAAACACATCGATTTATTAAAATACAGTACTCAGGGTGTAGCCTTATTTCCTGCACAGCCTTTTGTTTATTTAATGAATGGAAAGGCGTTAAATAACAATAAAAAACATAAAAAAGCATTACATAGTTTGCAAAATGGCATTGATTTTGTAATTGATAATCCTCAAATTAAAGCAAAATTATATTTAGAAATGGCAAGGGCTTATAAAAGTTTGAAGCAATTAAAAAAAGCCGCTGATTTTAAAAATAAAGCAATTAAAATTTTAAAATAA
- a CDS encoding sugar phosphate nucleotidyltransferase — MKIIVPMAGIGSRLRPHSLTTPKPLTVIAGKPIVQRLVEDITAVVNQPIDEIAFIIGSTAKGFPSDTKDKLIAIAQSLGAKGSVFVQEEALGTAHAIYCAKEALNGSCVVAFADTLFKADFTLDANADGAIWVKQVEDPSAFGVVKLNDGFITDFVEKPKEFVSDLAIIGIYYFKDGDKLREEIKHLIDNDIRPTGEFQLTEVLESLKQQGAKFIPGKVTTWMDCGRKDPTVDTNKQVLGFEQADGNNLVSDDVILENSEIIQPCYVGKNVILKNTKIGPYVSIGENSIVENSTITNSLIQTNVRIQNAKLDNAMIGNHAKYNANYTSVSIGDYTDLT, encoded by the coding sequence ATGAAAATTATAGTTCCAATGGCAGGAATCGGGTCACGTTTAAGACCTCATAGTTTAACAACTCCAAAACCATTAACCGTTATTGCAGGTAAACCAATTGTACAACGTTTAGTAGAAGATATTACAGCAGTTGTAAACCAACCAATTGATGAAATTGCCTTTATTATTGGAAGTACTGCAAAGGGTTTTCCTTCGGATACTAAAGATAAATTAATAGCCATTGCCCAAAGCTTAGGCGCTAAAGGTTCTGTATTTGTTCAAGAAGAAGCCTTAGGAACTGCACACGCTATTTATTGTGCTAAAGAAGCCTTAAACGGTTCATGTGTGGTAGCTTTTGCTGATACTTTATTTAAAGCAGATTTTACTTTAGATGCCAATGCTGATGGTGCTATTTGGGTAAAACAAGTAGAAGACCCAAGCGCTTTTGGTGTGGTAAAATTAAACGATGGTTTTATTACCGATTTTGTTGAAAAACCAAAAGAATTTGTTTCTGATTTAGCAATTATAGGAATTTATTATTTTAAAGATGGTGATAAACTTCGTGAAGAAATTAAACATTTAATTGATAATGATATCAGACCTACTGGTGAATTTCAATTAACAGAAGTTTTAGAATCTTTAAAACAACAAGGAGCTAAATTTATCCCTGGAAAAGTAACAACTTGGATGGACTGCGGTAGAAAAGACCCAACGGTTGACACCAACAAACAAGTGTTAGGTTTTGAACAAGCCGATGGTAATAATTTAGTTTCTGATGATGTTATTTTAGAAAATTCAGAAATTATTCAGCCTTGTTATGTAGGTAAAAATGTAATTTTAAAAAACACAAAAATAGGACCTTATGTTTCTATTGGTGAAAATAGTATTGTTGAAAATTCAACCATTACAAATTCATTAATTCAAACAAATGTTCGCATTCAAAATGCAAAATTAGACAATGCAATGATTGGTAATCATGCCAAATATAATGCTAATTATACATCAGTAAGTATAGGTGATTATACAGATCTTACATAA
- a CDS encoding ABC transporter ATP-binding protein, giving the protein MLQVKNLEISFKNTPPVIQNISFDVKQTQILGIVGESGSGKSITSLAILGLLPKYATITGKILFKEQNILNYNNSDFQKIRGSQIAMIFQEPMSSLNPTLTCGFQVTEVLELHTNLSKKEIKKAVISLFKKVKLPRASAIFNAYPHQISGGQKQRVMIAMAIACKPKILIADEPTTALDVTVQKEIIALLKELQQEYKMGIIFISHDLGLVSEIADTVVVMHKGKVVEQGTANALFLHPKENYTKALINSKPTLKKRFKILPTVIDFIKNTVKTELYTDEERKNFHQKIYKQTPLLEIKNLHKEYVSKVGWFSKTTVVKAVNDVSFNIYQGETVGLVGESGCGKTTLGSTILQLEKATSGQIIYKGEDITRLSKKSLKKLRKDIQIIFQDPFSSLNPRITVGNAIVEPMKVHNILNSFKERKEYVLNLLKKVGLEKAHFYRYPHEFSGGQRQRIGIARTIALQPKLIICDESVSALDVSVQAQVLNLLNELKAEFNFTYLFISHDLSVVKYMSDQLIVMNKGKIEEIADADEIYNNPKTSYTKTLITAIPKAL; this is encoded by the coding sequence ATGCTACAGGTAAAAAATTTAGAAATAAGTTTTAAAAATACTCCTCCCGTTATTCAAAATATTTCTTTTGATGTAAAACAAACCCAAATACTAGGTATAGTAGGCGAAAGTGGTAGCGGAAAATCAATAACATCTTTAGCTATTTTGGGCTTATTACCCAAATACGCTACAATAACAGGCAAAATTTTATTTAAAGAACAAAATATTTTAAATTATAATAATAGTGATTTTCAAAAAATTAGAGGTAGTCAAATAGCCATGATTTTTCAAGAACCTATGAGCTCTTTAAACCCAACATTAACCTGTGGTTTTCAAGTTACTGAGGTGTTAGAATTACATACTAACTTATCTAAAAAAGAAATAAAAAAAGCCGTAATTTCACTTTTTAAAAAGGTTAAATTACCAAGAGCAAGTGCTATTTTTAATGCCTATCCGCATCAAATTAGCGGCGGACAAAAACAACGTGTCATGATTGCGATGGCAATTGCCTGTAAACCCAAAATTTTAATTGCTGATGAGCCTACAACAGCTTTAGATGTTACGGTTCAGAAAGAAATAATTGCACTTTTAAAAGAACTACAACAGGAATATAAAATGGGCATTATTTTTATTTCTCATGATTTAGGGCTGGTATCAGAAATTGCAGATACCGTAGTGGTTATGCACAAAGGAAAAGTAGTCGAACAAGGCACAGCAAATGCACTTTTTTTACATCCGAAGGAAAATTATACAAAAGCCTTAATAAATTCAAAACCAACCCTAAAAAAACGCTTTAAAATATTACCAACTGTTATTGATTTTATCAAAAATACCGTAAAAACCGAATTATATACTGATGAAGAACGCAAGAATTTTCATCAGAAAATATACAAACAAACACCACTTTTAGAAATTAAAAATTTACACAAAGAATATGTATCAAAAGTGGGTTGGTTTTCAAAAACAACTGTTGTAAAGGCAGTAAATGATGTTTCTTTTAACATTTACCAAGGCGAAACTGTTGGGTTGGTTGGCGAAAGTGGTTGTGGAAAAACAACACTTGGCAGTACTATTTTACAGTTAGAAAAAGCAACTTCAGGGCAAATAATTTATAAAGGAGAAGATATTACAAGGCTTTCTAAAAAATCCTTAAAAAAACTGCGAAAAGATATTCAAATTATATTTCAAGATCCTTTTTCATCGTTAAACCCACGAATTACCGTAGGAAATGCAATTGTCGAACCAATGAAAGTACATAATATTTTAAATTCCTTTAAAGAACGTAAAGAATATGTACTCAATTTATTAAAAAAAGTAGGCTTAGAAAAAGCTCATTTTTATAGGTATCCACATGAATTTTCTGGCGGACAGCGACAACGAATCGGAATTGCCAGAACAATCGCTTTACAACCAAAATTAATTATTTGTGATGAATCAGTTTCTGCCTTAGATGTCTCGGTACAAGCACAAGTTTTAAACTTATTAAACGAATTAAAAGCTGAATTTAATTTTACATACCTATTTATTTCTCATGATTTATCGGTGGTAAAATATATGTCAGATCAGTTAATTGTTATGAACAAAGGAAAAATAGAAGAAATTGCAGATGCCGATGAAATTTACAACAATCCAAAAACAAGCTATACAAAAACATTAATTACAGCAATACCAAAAGCTTTGTAA
- a CDS encoding GEVED domain-containing protein, with amino-acid sequence MTKKITLALLCLIFTGATFAQQKRTCYAMDDLAERQIKDPTLKKRMTTIEQFTQKSLKRMQNQQSKQVGEIITLPVVVHILYTNATNNISTAQIESQLAVLNADFRRTNADRTNKWAQAADSQIEFKLATIDPNGNATTGITRTQVSKSTWLTGNNAMKKLSEGGVNPWDTSEYLNMWIVDNITRPTGGTILGYAQFPGGSAATDGVVMADEYFGTIGTAKAPFDGGRTTTHEVGHFLNLRHIWGDGPCGSDDFVSDTPESDAANYGCKSAHTSCGSLDMVENYMDYSDDSCMNLFTSGQKDRMRTVLGVGGSRHALATSDKFGEVVVVPVSYCVSKGKNTTDESIQKVTLGAINNTSTLDTGYTDYTSISTDLTKGESNIITITPKWSGTVYKEGYGVWIDYNKDGDFDDAGENVFTKAPSKETTVTGTFTVPLSAINGATRMRVILKYNKTPKACETSIEYGEVEDYTVVIGEDNADTTAPTVPANLAVSNVDKTSVTLNWSAATDNVAVTGYNVYQGATKLGTTTNTSTDITGLSPATSYTFSVKAIDAVANESEASNVISVTTLANQLVYCESKGTNSSYEWIDAVSLGGMVNTSASNGGYADFTSKIATLGQGSSNEITLSAGFKNTAYTEHWAVWIDFNQNGIFDTSEKVVKGSSSSDKYLTSTFEVPASALLGQTRMRVSMKYNSSQTACETFKDGEVEDYTVNITATTTKEALLSGNRLVNEPSTALQVYPNPAVNYIHVNLASKAKNISYKIINITGSIVQKGRLNNTKLNVTNLSSGMYILEVYDGQKVLTTKLLKK; translated from the coding sequence ATGACTAAAAAAATTACTTTAGCGCTTTTGTGCTTAATTTTTACTGGCGCAACTTTTGCACAGCAAAAAAGAACCTGTTACGCAATGGACGATTTAGCCGAGCGACAAATTAAGGATCCGACTCTTAAAAAACGCATGACGACTATTGAGCAATTTACCCAAAAAAGCTTAAAACGCATGCAAAATCAGCAAAGTAAACAGGTTGGTGAAATTATAACACTTCCAGTAGTTGTACATATATTATATACCAATGCAACCAATAATATTAGTACGGCACAAATTGAATCGCAATTAGCTGTTTTAAATGCCGATTTTAGAAGAACAAATGCTGATAGAACAAATAAATGGGCACAGGCTGCTGATTCTCAAATTGAATTTAAATTAGCCACTATAGACCCTAATGGAAACGCAACCACAGGTATTACTAGAACACAGGTAAGTAAATCTACTTGGTTAACGGGTAATAACGCTATGAAAAAATTATCTGAAGGAGGGGTTAATCCATGGGATACATCTGAATATTTAAATATGTGGATTGTTGACAATATAACAAGACCAACAGGAGGAACTATTTTAGGATACGCACAATTTCCTGGAGGATCAGCAGCTACGGATGGAGTTGTAATGGCAGATGAATATTTTGGAACAATAGGTACTGCAAAAGCACCTTTTGATGGCGGTAGAACAACAACGCACGAGGTAGGACACTTTTTAAATTTACGTCATATTTGGGGTGATGGTCCTTGTGGATCTGACGATTTTGTATCGGATACTCCAGAATCTGATGCTGCAAATTATGGCTGTAAATCGGCACATACTTCTTGTGGATCATTAGATATGGTTGAAAATTATATGGATTATTCAGATGATTCTTGTATGAATTTATTTACTTCAGGGCAAAAAGATAGAATGCGTACTGTTTTAGGTGTAGGTGGTTCTAGACATGCTTTGGCTACCTCTGATAAATTTGGAGAAGTAGTGGTTGTTCCTGTTTCTTATTGTGTATCAAAAGGAAAAAACACAACTGATGAATCTATTCAAAAAGTAACGTTAGGAGCAATTAATAATACTTCAACACTTGATACTGGTTATACTGATTATACTTCAATTTCAACTGATTTAACAAAAGGTGAATCAAATATAATTACTATTACACCAAAATGGTCAGGTACAGTTTATAAGGAAGGATATGGTGTTTGGATAGATTATAATAAAGATGGAGATTTTGACGATGCAGGAGAAAATGTTTTTACAAAAGCACCATCAAAAGAAACAACAGTAACAGGAACTTTTACAGTACCTTTATCAGCAATAAATGGCGCTACAAGAATGCGTGTTATTTTAAAATATAATAAGACACCAAAAGCATGTGAAACAAGTATTGAATACGGAGAAGTAGAAGATTATACCGTTGTTATTGGAGAAGATAACGCCGATACAACAGCTCCAACAGTACCAGCAAATTTAGCGGTGTCAAATGTTGATAAAACAAGTGTAACTTTAAATTGGTCAGCAGCTACAGATAACGTAGCAGTAACAGGATATAATGTATATCAAGGAGCTACTAAATTAGGAACAACTACAAATACAAGCACTGATATTACTGGTTTAAGTCCAGCAACAAGCTATACTTTTTCAGTAAAAGCAATTGATGCAGTAGCAAATGAATCAGAAGCAAGCAATGTAATAAGTGTAACAACGCTAGCAAATCAACTTGTTTATTGTGAATCAAAAGGAACTAATTCATCTTATGAATGGATTGATGCTGTTTCTTTAGGAGGAATGGTAAATACATCTGCTAGTAATGGAGGGTATGCTGATTTTACTTCAAAAATAGCTACTTTAGGACAAGGAAGTTCAAACGAAATAACTCTAAGTGCAGGTTTTAAAAATACGGCATATACAGAACATTGGGCTGTCTGGATAGACTTTAATCAAAACGGAATATTTGATACTTCAGAAAAAGTAGTAAAAGGTTCATCATCAAGTGATAAATATTTAACATCTACATTTGAAGTTCCTGCTTCAGCACTTTTAGGGCAAACAAGAATGCGTGTTTCAATGAAGTATAATTCGAGTCAAACTGCTTGTGAAACATTTAAAGATGGTGAAGTTGAAGATTATACAGTAAATATAACTGCTACAACTACAAAAGAAGCTTTACTAAGTGGTAATAGATTAGTAAATGAACCAAGTACAGCATTGCAAGTATATCCAAACCCTGCAGTAAATTACATACATGTCAATTTAGCTTCAAAAGCAAAAAACATTAGCTATAAAATTATAAATATAACAGGAAGTATTGTGCAAAAAGGTCGTTTAAATAATACTAAATTAAATGTTACAAACCTTAGTTCAGGAATGTATATTTTAGAAGTTTATGATGGGCAAAAAGTACTAACAACAAAATTATTAAAAAAATAA